Proteins co-encoded in one Novosphingobium sp. TH158 genomic window:
- a CDS encoding DUF47 domain-containing protein, whose protein sequence is MFAWFQRLLPKSGDFYELFESHGATIVEAAKALDALSRGEGDAHAQIATIRDREHDADDIIRKTLHEVRQTFLAPFDRGAITSLIGAMDDVIDEMQSAASAVELYEFSAFDVQMQEIAGIALTASNIIAEALPLLRDLERNGDRLHKLTGELVSLEGKVDNLHDAGMKAHYMKARDGGKTLDFIVAREIYKHLERIADAFEDVANEIDSLVIDHA, encoded by the coding sequence ATGTTTGCTTGGTTCCAGAGGCTGCTGCCCAAGTCGGGTGACTTCTACGAACTGTTCGAGAGCCACGGTGCGACGATTGTCGAGGCTGCCAAGGCGCTCGATGCCCTGTCGCGCGGCGAGGGCGATGCCCACGCCCAGATCGCGACGATCCGCGACCGTGAACACGATGCGGACGATATCATCCGCAAGACGCTGCACGAGGTCCGCCAGACCTTTCTCGCACCGTTCGATCGCGGTGCCATCACTTCGCTGATCGGCGCGATGGACGATGTGATCGACGAGATGCAATCTGCCGCATCGGCCGTGGAACTGTACGAGTTCTCCGCCTTCGACGTGCAGATGCAGGAGATCGCCGGAATCGCTCTCACTGCCTCGAACATCATTGCCGAAGCACTGCCCCTGCTGCGCGATCTGGAGCGCAACGGCGATCGCCTGCACAAGCTGACCGGCGAGCTGGTCAGCCTGGAAGGCAAGGTGGACAACCTGCACGATGCCGGGATGAAGGCGCACTACATGAAGGCGCGCGACGGCGGCAAGACGCTGGACTTCATCGTTGCCCGCGAGATCTACAAGCACCTCGAACGCATCGCCGATGCCTTCGAGGACGTTGCCAACGAGATCGACAGCCTCGTCATCGACCACGCCTGA
- a CDS encoding CHAP domain-containing protein — MGQSAGTETAIAGAAGMSALQLMMLQCVPYARTVSGVQIYGDAHTWWNQAAGKYARGDRPKIGAVMAFKPYGRMELGHVAAVSRIIDSRTVLLRHANWSPINGARGQIEDDVRAIDVSENNDWSKVRVWFAPLQDIGGTAWPVHGFIYNEKPGKKDKLSNREDKPKPSLLDEVTSTPAKKQKLPPIDPRYAADPIGAIIAESLRARRK, encoded by the coding sequence ATGGGCCAGTCTGCGGGCACTGAAACGGCGATTGCCGGTGCGGCGGGAATGTCGGCGCTGCAACTGATGATGCTGCAGTGCGTTCCCTATGCCCGGACCGTTTCGGGCGTCCAGATCTATGGCGATGCCCATACCTGGTGGAACCAGGCCGCCGGCAAGTATGCCCGCGGAGACCGGCCGAAGATCGGCGCGGTCATGGCCTTCAAGCCTTATGGCCGCATGGAACTGGGCCATGTCGCCGCGGTCAGCCGGATCATCGATTCGCGCACCGTGCTGCTCCGTCATGCCAACTGGTCGCCGATCAACGGTGCGCGCGGGCAGATCGAGGACGACGTGCGCGCCATCGACGTGTCGGAGAATAACGACTGGTCGAAGGTCCGCGTCTGGTTTGCCCCCCTGCAGGACATCGGCGGCACGGCCTGGCCAGTGCACGGCTTCATTTACAACGAAAAGCCGGGCAAGAAGGACAAGCTCTCCAACCGCGAGGACAAGCCCAAGCCTTCGCTGCTGGATGAAGTCACCTCCACGCCGGCGAAGAAGCAGAAGCTGCCTCCGATCGATCCGCGCTATGCCGCAGATCCCATCGGCGCGATCATCGCCGAAAGCCTGCGCGCCCGCCGCAAGTAA
- a CDS encoding M23 family metallopeptidase, with protein sequence MRRLAPLALLLAIPAGLVQAQESDPATETVHVVKPGETLGGVAQRAVVPRILIIEANGLKAPYALKAGQKLVIPRRRSHTVKAGETGFEIALQYGVPWEAIATANGLDSKKPVVTGAKLAIPTMAKVDAPPAGPAVPASKGLAPTKAPRPTLATAPNRPAFAWPASGKLLRGFVPTSRRNAHPGLDIGGELGSPVRAVAAGRVIFAGLEPRKLGNLVVIDHGNGWHSAYAKLQKVTVKKGDRAKAGERVGLLGNTGETPRTELHFEVRRYNLPVDPELLLPER encoded by the coding sequence ATGAGGCGGCTGGCGCCGCTTGCGCTGCTGCTGGCAATTCCCGCAGGGCTGGTACAGGCGCAGGAAAGCGATCCAGCGACCGAGACGGTCCATGTCGTCAAGCCGGGTGAGACCTTGGGCGGGGTCGCCCAGCGCGCCGTGGTGCCACGCATCCTCATCATCGAGGCAAACGGGCTCAAAGCCCCCTATGCGCTGAAGGCCGGTCAGAAACTCGTCATTCCGCGCCGCCGCAGCCACACGGTGAAGGCGGGCGAGACCGGCTTCGAAATCGCCCTGCAATATGGCGTGCCTTGGGAAGCCATCGCCACGGCCAACGGCCTCGATTCGAAAAAGCCGGTCGTTACGGGGGCCAAGCTGGCAATTCCCACGATGGCAAAGGTCGATGCCCCGCCCGCTGGCCCGGCAGTGCCTGCAAGCAAAGGACTGGCGCCGACCAAGGCCCCACGCCCCACGCTGGCAACCGCGCCCAACCGGCCGGCATTTGCCTGGCCTGCATCGGGCAAGCTGCTGCGCGGATTCGTGCCGACTTCGCGCCGGAACGCCCATCCGGGCCTGGATATCGGCGGTGAACTCGGCTCCCCGGTCCGCGCGGTGGCCGCCGGTCGGGTCATCTTTGCCGGTCTCGAACCGCGCAAGCTGGGCAACCTTGTAGTGATCGACCACGGCAACGGCTGGCACAGCGCCTATGCCAAGTTGCAGAAGGTGACGGTGAAAAAAGGAGACCGGGCCAAGGCGGGCGAACGTGTCGGCCTGCTTGGCAACACTGGCGAAACCCCGCGCACCGAACTGCATTTCGAAGTGCGGCGCTATAACCTGCCGGTCGATCCCGAACTCCTGCTGCCGGAGCGCTAG
- a CDS encoding DUF2892 domain-containing protein: protein MFKTNVGGIDRVLRIVIGVVLIALVFIGDKVGAPIGNWGWLGLIPLATGFLSTCPLYSIIGMNTCPRR, encoded by the coding sequence ATGTTCAAGACCAATGTTGGCGGCATTGACCGCGTTCTGCGTATCGTGATCGGTGTGGTGCTGATCGCCCTCGTCTTCATCGGAGACAAGGTTGGCGCCCCCATCGGCAATTGGGGCTGGCTCGGCCTGATACCGCTGGCAACCGGGTTCCTCAGCACCTGCCCGCTCTATTCGATCATCGGCATGAACACCTGCCCGCGCCGCTGA
- a CDS encoding DUF3297 family protein has protein sequence MTEEQNSAPAAGAGDVPPDRLAINPRSPHFDAEKLQRGVGIRFKGVVRTNVEEYCISEGWVRVQAGKTMDRKGQPLTIKLNGPVEAWYEDLGENAPVAKA, from the coding sequence ATGACCGAAGAACAGAATTCCGCCCCTGCCGCCGGTGCTGGCGACGTTCCGCCCGATCGCCTTGCGATCAATCCGCGCAGCCCGCACTTCGATGCAGAAAAGTTGCAGCGCGGTGTCGGCATCCGCTTCAAGGGCGTGGTGCGCACGAATGTCGAAGAATATTGCATTTCCGAAGGCTGGGTGCGCGTGCAGGCAGGCAAGACGATGGACCGCAAGGGCCAGCCGCTGACGATCAAGCTCAACGGTCCGGTCGAGGCGTGGTACGAGGATCTTGGCGAGAACGCGCCTGTCGCCAAGGCCTGA
- the surE gene encoding 5'/3'-nucleotidase SurE, whose amino-acid sequence MRILLTNDDGINAPGLNVLERIARQLSDDVWICAPSEEQSGAGHSLTLNRPIRLHKHAERRFSVTGTPTDAVTMALKKVLPGPPDLLLSGVNRGANLGDDVTYSGTVSAAIEGALAGIRSVALSQVYVKEGMADAVPFHAAEAWGCKLLKSLIDVPFAPRTLVNVNFPPLAADDVKGIRVVRQGFHDYARGSVVEGTDPRGYRYYWFGLHGIEHTSGHDSDLEAIADGYVAVTPLQLDLTHEASLALLRERLA is encoded by the coding sequence ATGCGCATCCTGCTGACCAACGACGATGGCATCAACGCCCCCGGCCTCAACGTGCTGGAACGGATTGCGCGCCAGCTTTCCGACGACGTGTGGATCTGCGCCCCCTCGGAAGAGCAGTCCGGCGCAGGGCACAGCCTGACGCTCAACCGCCCGATCCGCCTGCACAAGCACGCCGAGCGGCGCTTTTCGGTAACCGGAACGCCAACCGATGCCGTCACCATGGCGCTCAAGAAGGTGCTGCCCGGCCCGCCCGACCTGCTGCTTTCCGGCGTCAACCGCGGGGCCAACCTTGGCGATGACGTGACCTATTCGGGCACCGTATCCGCGGCCATCGAAGGCGCGCTGGCGGGCATCCGCTCGGTCGCGCTCAGCCAGGTCTACGTGAAGGAGGGCATGGCCGATGCCGTTCCATTCCACGCGGCCGAGGCCTGGGGATGCAAACTGTTGAAATCCCTTATTGACGTGCCTTTCGCCCCGCGTACCTTGGTTAACGTCAACTTCCCGCCACTTGCGGCGGATGACGTGAAAGGCATTCGCGTGGTGCGACAGGGGTTCCACGATTATGCCCGCGGTTCGGTGGTCGAAGGCACGGACCCGCGCGGCTATCGCTATTACTGGTTCGGCCTGCACGGGATCGAGCACACCAGCGGGCATGACAGCGACCTTGAGGCGATCGCCGACGGCTATGTCGCCGTGACGCCGCTGCAGCTTGACCTGACGCACGAAGCCTCGCTCGCCCTGCTGCGGGAACGCCTTGCATGA
- a CDS encoding DUF1761 domain-containing protein, translating into MGTINWLAVVLSANLAVAIGLVWYGPLFGGAALFGRVTGDEQGPAHKSPVGGMLGAIVLQAISALMLAHAFARIGSDTLAVKPWLYWMQSGGVALAFVGPAIFISYARHRMPLREALVDAGFWLAVYIASGTVFWLLA; encoded by the coding sequence ATGGGAACGATTAACTGGCTGGCGGTAGTGCTTTCCGCCAACCTCGCCGTGGCTATCGGGCTGGTATGGTATGGCCCGCTGTTCGGCGGTGCCGCGCTGTTCGGCCGGGTGACGGGCGATGAACAGGGGCCTGCCCACAAAAGCCCGGTCGGCGGGATGCTGGGGGCGATCGTCCTGCAGGCGATTTCCGCGCTGATGCTCGCCCATGCCTTTGCCCGGATCGGTTCGGACACGCTGGCGGTGAAGCCCTGGCTTTACTGGATGCAGTCCGGCGGGGTGGCCCTGGCCTTCGTGGGGCCGGCGATCTTCATTTCCTATGCCCGTCACCGCATGCCCCTGCGCGAAGCGCTGGTCGATGCCGGTTTCTGGCTGGCGGTCTATATTGCCAGTGGCACCGTATTCTGGCTGCTCGCCTAG
- the serS gene encoding serine--tRNA ligase has translation MHDIRLIRENPEAFDAGLARRGVEPQASAILALDTARRAVATKMQEAQNRRNEASKAIGAAMAKGDKDTAEALKAEVAELKNTLPAWEQEDRELSAALQDALARHPNIPVAEVPDGEDETQNVEVSRWGTPRSFAFTPQEHADLGPALGLDFETGALLSGARFTFLKGQMARLQRALGQFMLDHQTQVNGYTECATPLLVRDEAAFGTGQLPKFSEDLFRTTDGRWLIPTAEVSLTNSVREQILPDGALPLRMTALTPCFRSEAGAAGKDTRGYIRQHQFEKVELVTICRPEDSEAEHEKMTAAAESILQALELPYRKVLLCSGDMGFTARKTFDLEVWLPGQGAYREISSISNCGDFQARRMDARYRPAGEKAKPEFVHTLNGSGLAVGRTLVAVLENYQQEDGSVDVPAALQPYMGGVTRLVP, from the coding sequence ATGCACGATATCCGACTGATCCGCGAAAACCCCGAAGCTTTCGATGCCGGGCTTGCCCGTCGCGGCGTCGAGCCTCAGGCCAGTGCCATCCTTGCGCTCGATACTGCGCGCCGCGCAGTCGCGACGAAGATGCAGGAAGCGCAGAACCGCCGCAACGAGGCTTCGAAGGCCATTGGCGCGGCCATGGCCAAGGGTGACAAGGACACCGCCGAGGCCCTGAAGGCCGAGGTTGCCGAGCTGAAAAATACCCTGCCCGCATGGGAGCAGGAAGATCGCGAGCTGTCCGCCGCCCTGCAGGACGCCCTCGCCCGCCATCCCAACATCCCCGTCGCCGAGGTGCCGGATGGCGAGGACGAGACCCAGAACGTCGAGGTCAGCCGCTGGGGCACTCCGCGCAGCTTTGCCTTCACCCCGCAGGAACACGCCGATCTTGGCCCGGCGCTGGGGCTCGATTTCGAAACCGGGGCCCTGCTTTCGGGTGCCCGTTTCACCTTCCTCAAGGGCCAGATGGCCCGCCTGCAGCGCGCGCTCGGCCAGTTCATGCTCGACCACCAGACGCAGGTGAACGGCTATACCGAATGTGCCACGCCACTGCTGGTGCGCGACGAGGCCGCATTTGGCACTGGCCAGCTGCCCAAGTTCTCCGAAGACCTGTTCCGCACGACGGACGGGCGTTGGCTGATCCCCACGGCCGAGGTCAGCCTGACCAATTCGGTGCGCGAACAGATCCTGCCCGATGGCGCCCTTCCCCTGCGCATGACGGCGCTGACCCCGTGCTTCCGTTCCGAGGCCGGTGCCGCCGGCAAGGACACGCGCGGTTACATCCGCCAGCATCAGTTCGAGAAGGTCGAGCTGGTCACGATCTGCCGCCCCGAAGATAGCGAGGCCGAGCACGAAAAGATGACGGCGGCGGCCGAATCGATCCTGCAGGCGCTGGAACTGCCCTATCGCAAGGTGCTGCTGTGCTCGGGCGACATGGGTTTCACTGCCCGCAAGACCTTCGACCTTGAAGTCTGGCTGCCGGGCCAGGGCGCGTACCGCGAGATCAGCTCCATCTCCAACTGCGGCGATTTCCAGGCGCGGCGCATGGATGCCCGTTACCGGCCGGCCGGTGAGAAGGCCAAGCCCGAATTCGTCCATACGCTTAACGGATCGGGCCTCGCCGTCGGGCGCACGCTGGTGGCGGTGCTGGAAAACTACCAGCAGGAAGATGGCTCGGTGGATGTCCCCGCCGCGCTGCAACCCTACATGGGCGGCGTGACGCGGCTGGTGCCGTGA
- a CDS encoding inorganic phosphate transporter has protein sequence MHELAMPLLIGLVALALAFDFLNGLHDAANSIATVVSTRLLSPVMAVAFAALGNFAAYWLVGLHVAETIGKGIIDPNTVTPAVVFGALVGAMFWNVLTWIKGIPSSSSHALIGGLLGAGIAHGGTEAVGGPKTIETFLAIFLSPTLGMVIAMALVLLTSWIFRAVHPRKAENVFKGMHLFSSAAYSISHGGNDAQKTMGIITVLLYSTGHLGGEFHVPEWVVLSCYGAIALGTLSGGWKIIKTMGTKITKLNHHTGFCASTAGSIIVFGASSLGIPISTTHAITGSVIGTGVARRASAVRWGVAANVVAAWFITIPMSGLVGAAFYLLTRLF, from the coding sequence ATGCACGAGCTTGCCATGCCGCTGCTGATCGGCCTCGTCGCTCTGGCGCTGGCTTTCGATTTTCTCAACGGGCTGCACGATGCGGCCAATTCGATTGCCACGGTGGTTTCCACCCGCCTGCTTTCGCCGGTCATGGCCGTGGCATTTGCCGCGCTCGGCAACTTTGCCGCTTACTGGCTTGTCGGCCTCCACGTTGCCGAGACCATCGGCAAGGGGATCATCGATCCCAATACGGTCACTCCGGCTGTGGTTTTCGGCGCCTTGGTCGGGGCCATGTTCTGGAACGTGCTGACCTGGATCAAGGGCATCCCCTCATCGTCCAGTCACGCGCTGATCGGCGGCCTGCTTGGCGCCGGTATTGCCCATGGCGGTACCGAGGCGGTGGGCGGCCCGAAGACCATCGAGACCTTCCTGGCCATCTTCCTTTCGCCGACACTCGGCATGGTGATTGCCATGGCTCTGGTGCTGCTGACCTCGTGGATCTTCCGCGCGGTTCACCCGCGCAAGGCGGAGAACGTGTTCAAGGGCATGCACCTGTTCTCGTCTGCGGCCTATTCGATCAGCCATGGTGGCAACGATGCGCAGAAGACGATGGGGATCATCACCGTCCTGCTCTATTCGACCGGCCACCTTGGCGGCGAATTCCACGTGCCGGAATGGGTGGTGCTGAGCTGCTACGGCGCGATCGCACTGGGAACGCTCTCAGGCGGCTGGAAGATCATCAAGACCATGGGCACCAAGATCACCAAGCTGAACCACCACACGGGGTTCTGCGCTTCGACGGCAGGGTCCATCATCGTGTTCGGCGCTTCTTCGCTGGGCATTCCGATTTCCACCACCCATGCGATCACTGGCTCGGTCATCGGCACGGGCGTTGCCCGCCGTGCAAGCGCGGTGCGCTGGGGCGTGGCGGCAAATGTGGTCGCGGCCTGGTTCATCACCATCCCGATGAGCGGCTTGGTGGGCGCAGCGTTCTATCTCCTCACCCGCCTGTTCTGA
- a CDS encoding tetratricopeptide repeat protein → MAGLALCGAAQAQSPAEITATFNTAKAALDRGDFATALAGFQKGCDLGDGGACTNLGFLYYNGRGTPRDVSLAMGLYLKGCNSRSMAGCSNLGRMYSEGVGTPVDLVKAAGYFQQACTGSHMPGCAELAFAYANGRGVPTDRARAVALYRQACDRDLAHACANLGIALMNGIAVQKDPAGAVAIYRKGCDMGSGASCTNLGAAYGTGIGVSKDQVQAAALYKRGCDGKDMLGCGNLADYYLNGTGVVKDVAKANALYRQACEGGQAAACVAVGNSAEFGRGQAIDLPAAAAAYRKACEGSIGRACTNLGIMFSQGRGMARDDAKAAEVYRKACSLKDSWGCTNLGVAYVTGKGVAVDAASGASFYKQGCELDDMLGCNNLGMMYDDGNGVPVDRAKAMELYRKACDGNNPNGCANLGAIYESGRGVAANKATALNLYKKAMQLKPSDAQRQRIEAAIARIGG, encoded by the coding sequence ATGGCCGGGCTGGCGCTTTGCGGTGCCGCGCAGGCACAATCCCCCGCTGAAATCACGGCGACATTCAACACGGCCAAGGCCGCGCTGGATCGCGGCGATTTTGCCACTGCCCTGGCAGGCTTCCAGAAGGGCTGCGATCTGGGCGATGGCGGTGCCTGCACCAACCTGGGTTTCCTCTATTACAACGGCCGCGGAACGCCGCGCGACGTGAGCCTTGCCATGGGGCTTTACCTCAAAGGCTGTAACAGCCGCTCCATGGCCGGGTGTTCCAACCTTGGCAGGATGTACAGCGAGGGCGTGGGTACGCCGGTCGACCTCGTGAAGGCGGCCGGCTATTTCCAGCAGGCCTGCACGGGCAGCCATATGCCGGGATGCGCCGAACTTGCATTTGCCTATGCCAACGGCCGGGGTGTGCCGACCGACCGGGCGCGGGCAGTCGCGCTCTACAGGCAGGCCTGCGACCGTGATCTGGCGCATGCCTGTGCCAATCTTGGCATCGCTTTGATGAATGGCATCGCCGTTCAGAAGGACCCGGCCGGGGCCGTGGCCATCTATCGCAAGGGCTGTGACATGGGCTCTGGGGCGAGCTGCACCAATCTTGGTGCGGCCTATGGAACGGGCATCGGTGTCAGCAAGGATCAGGTCCAGGCCGCGGCCCTGTACAAGCGGGGCTGCGATGGCAAGGATATGCTGGGCTGCGGCAACCTGGCAGACTATTATCTGAACGGTACCGGCGTGGTGAAGGACGTGGCGAAGGCCAATGCGCTTTACCGGCAGGCCTGCGAAGGAGGCCAAGCGGCTGCTTGCGTTGCCGTGGGCAATTCCGCCGAGTTCGGACGCGGACAGGCAATCGATCTTCCCGCCGCCGCCGCTGCATATCGCAAGGCCTGCGAGGGTTCCATCGGCAGGGCTTGCACGAACCTTGGCATCATGTTTTCGCAAGGCAGAGGCATGGCCAGGGATGATGCCAAGGCTGCCGAAGTCTATCGCAAGGCTTGCAGCCTGAAGGACAGCTGGGGCTGCACCAACCTTGGCGTAGCCTATGTCACCGGCAAGGGGGTCGCGGTGGATGCGGCGTCGGGAGCCAGCTTCTACAAGCAAGGCTGCGAGCTGGATGACATGCTGGGCTGCAACAATCTGGGCATGATGTATGATGACGGCAACGGCGTCCCCGTCGATCGGGCAAAGGCCATGGAACTGTACCGCAAGGCCTGCGACGGGAACAATCCGAACGGCTGCGCCAATCTGGGAGCCATCTATGAATCCGGGCGAGGCGTTGCCGCGAACAAGGCAACTGCGCTGAACCTCTACAAGAAGGCGATGCAGCTCAAGCCGAGCGACGCCCAGCGCCAGCGCATCGAAGCAGCGATTGCGCGGATAGGGGGCTAG
- the rimO gene encoding 30S ribosomal protein S12 methylthiotransferase RimO, which produces MASNSTTKIPDQKRVGMVSLGCPKALVDSERILTKLRADGYAMSPDYAGADVVLVNTCGFLDSAKEESLAAIGEAIAENGRVIVTGCMGNEAEAIRAKFPQVLAVTGAHQYEAVVEAVHEAAPPAQGPFIDLVPQGDVKLTPRHYSYLKISEGCNHACSFCIIPSLRGKLASRRIDAVLREAEKLVAGGTRELLVISQDTSAYGVDVRHEEREWKGRPVRTHMTDLARELGALRCADGTPPWVRLHYVYPYPHVDAVIPLMAEGLITPYLDIPFQHASPKVLKAMKRPANEAKVLERIAQWRAICPDIAIRSSFVVGFPGETEEDFQYLLDWLEQAQLDRVGAFRFEPVEGASANDLPDPVPEAVKEERYARIMEVTERISAAKLAAKVGRTIPVIIDEVGEPDEDGDVGATGRSQADAPEIDGAVYLRNVPEGLEAGDVVQVLIEDADAHDLFGAIAGAA; this is translated from the coding sequence ATGGCCTCGAACTCCACCACCAAGATTCCCGATCAGAAACGCGTCGGCATGGTCAGCCTCGGCTGTCCCAAGGCGCTCGTCGATTCCGAGCGCATCCTCACCAAGCTGCGCGCCGACGGCTATGCCATGAGCCCCGATTATGCCGGGGCGGACGTGGTGCTGGTCAACACCTGCGGCTTCCTTGATTCCGCCAAGGAAGAAAGCCTTGCCGCAATTGGCGAGGCGATTGCCGAGAACGGCCGCGTCATCGTGACCGGCTGCATGGGGAACGAGGCAGAAGCGATCAGGGCCAAGTTTCCGCAGGTCCTCGCCGTAACCGGCGCACACCAGTACGAAGCCGTGGTGGAGGCCGTGCACGAGGCTGCACCCCCCGCGCAGGGGCCGTTCATCGACCTCGTGCCGCAAGGCGACGTCAAGCTGACCCCGCGCCATTACAGCTATCTCAAGATCTCCGAAGGCTGCAATCACGCCTGTTCGTTCTGCATCATCCCCTCGCTGCGCGGCAAGCTGGCCAGCCGCCGGATCGACGCCGTGCTGCGCGAGGCGGAAAAGCTGGTGGCAGGCGGCACGCGCGAACTGCTGGTGATCAGCCAGGATACCTCTGCCTATGGCGTCGATGTGCGCCATGAGGAGCGCGAGTGGAAAGGCCGGCCGGTCCGCACGCACATGACCGACCTTGCCCGCGAGCTTGGCGCCCTGCGCTGCGCCGATGGCACGCCGCCGTGGGTGCGGCTGCACTACGTCTATCCCTATCCGCACGTCGATGCGGTGATCCCGCTGATGGCCGAGGGCCTGATCACCCCCTACCTCGACATTCCCTTCCAGCACGCCAGCCCCAAGGTGCTGAAGGCCATGAAGCGCCCGGCTAACGAGGCGAAAGTGCTGGAACGGATCGCCCAGTGGCGCGCGATCTGCCCGGATATCGCCATCCGTTCGTCCTTCGTCGTCGGCTTCCCCGGCGAAACGGAAGAGGATTTCCAGTACCTGCTGGACTGGCTGGAACAGGCCCAGCTTGATCGCGTCGGCGCCTTCCGCTTCGAACCGGTCGAAGGTGCCTCGGCCAATGACCTGCCCGATCCGGTGCCCGAAGCGGTGAAGGAAGAGCGCTATGCCCGGATCATGGAAGTGACCGAGCGCATTTCGGCAGCAAAGCTGGCCGCAAAGGTCGGGCGCACGATCCCGGTCATCATCGACGAAGTGGGTGAACCCGACGAAGACGGCGATGTCGGCGCGACCGGCCGGTCACAGGCTGATGCCCCGGAAATCGACGGCGCGGTCTACCTGCGCAACGTGCCCGAAGGCCTCGAAGCCGGAGATGTCGTCCAGGTACTGATCGAGGACGCCGATGCGCACGACCTGTTCGGAGCTATTGCCGGAGCCGCGTGA
- a CDS encoding serine hydrolase produces MKMSLFAAKAVIAVAAVTLPAISFAQELSPDEAARIDAAVTKVLTETGVPAAQVSVVRDGRIVLSRAWGKASRSQPVARADMRFQVASISKQFLGALMLMLEDEGKLSLDDKVAKWLPEVTGADRITVRQLLNHTSGLQDYWPQDFAFAAMEKPVSPRDIVERWGRKPLDYEPGTRWQYSNTGYVVAGMIAEKAGGAHLWYQFEKRIFKPLGIDPVPIDSTTGPAFPEGHNRFALGPVRPATPPARGWLWAAGELAMSAQDLAKWNIARIERKLLPPEDWEEMERPAILKGGTTSNYGLGVFKVTSGGRTLIDHGGASVGFLSLNRVWPDARAAVSVLTNGDFGGAQDKISDAVAEIVLPRGPQASLAETPRTEDARSVLAGLAKGTIDPARFTENARYYFTPATLADYRETLARLGEPTAIEPLRSPRLRGGFVNRVFKVSWPGRSLYLSTYAEAGDQGCWEQFMLTE; encoded by the coding sequence ATGAAGATGTCCCTGTTCGCGGCCAAGGCCGTCATCGCCGTTGCAGCAGTCACCCTTCCCGCAATCTCCTTCGCGCAAGAGCTTTCGCCGGACGAGGCCGCGCGCATCGATGCGGCGGTTACCAAGGTCCTGACGGAAACCGGTGTGCCCGCAGCGCAGGTCTCCGTGGTGCGCGACGGCCGCATCGTCTTGTCGCGGGCCTGGGGCAAAGCATCGCGCAGCCAGCCGGTGGCACGGGCGGACATGCGGTTCCAGGTAGCCTCGATCTCGAAGCAGTTCCTTGGCGCGCTGATGCTGATGCTCGAGGATGAGGGCAAGCTGAGCCTCGACGACAAGGTGGCAAAGTGGCTGCCCGAGGTGACCGGGGCCGATCGCATTACCGTGCGGCAGCTGCTCAACCACACCTCCGGGTTGCAGGATTACTGGCCGCAGGACTTTGCCTTTGCCGCGATGGAAAAGCCCGTCTCGCCGCGCGACATCGTCGAGCGCTGGGGCAGGAAGCCACTCGACTACGAACCTGGCACGCGCTGGCAATATTCCAACACCGGTTATGTCGTGGCCGGGATGATCGCCGAAAAGGCCGGCGGGGCGCATCTTTGGTATCAGTTCGAGAAGCGGATATTCAAGCCGCTGGGGATTGATCCGGTGCCGATCGATTCCACCACCGGCCCCGCCTTTCCTGAAGGGCACAACCGCTTTGCCCTTGGCCCGGTGCGGCCGGCAACGCCCCCGGCGCGCGGCTGGCTGTGGGCGGCGGGCGAACTCGCCATGTCGGCCCAGGATCTGGCCAAGTGGAATATCGCGCGGATCGAACGCAAGCTGCTGCCGCCCGAAGACTGGGAAGAGATGGAGCGCCCGGCGATCCTTAAAGGCGGCACAACAAGCAATTATGGCCTGGGTGTATTCAAGGTCACTTCGGGCGGTCGAACGCTGATCGACCATGGCGGCGCTTCGGTGGGCTTCCTCTCGCTCAACCGGGTCTGGCCGGACGCCCGGGCGGCAGTGTCCGTCCTGACCAACGGCGATTTCGGCGGAGCGCAGGACAAGATCTCGGATGCGGTGGCAGAGATTGTCCTGCCGCGCGGCCCGCAGGCGAGCCTCGCCGAAACACCCCGCACGGAGGATGCCCGCTCTGTCCTCGCCGGACTCGCGAAGGGCACCATCGATCCGGCCCGGTTCACCGAAAACGCCCGGTACTATTTCACGCCGGCGACGCTTGCGGACTATCGCGAAACCCTGGCCCGGCTGGGTGAGCCGACCGCGATCGAGCCGCTGCGCTCGCCCCGCCTGCGCGGCGGTTTCGTCAACCGGGTGTTCAAGGTGAGCTGGCCGGGCCGGTCGCTCTACCTCAGCACCTATGCCGAAGCCGGCGATCAGGGCTGCTGGGAACAGTTCATGCTGACCGAGTAG